One Sphingopyxis macrogoltabida genomic region harbors:
- a CDS encoding acyl-CoA thioesterase, with amino-acid sequence MTSVSHPHDHAIAVGADQIDFMGHVNNAHYLSWVQEAVLSHWRKIAPPDAVAAHLWVALKHEITYRRPAFLDDQVIATVILEKVQGARAFYETIIKRGEDVLAEVKSSWCCIDAETLRPARLASDVIARFFPAEKA; translated from the coding sequence ATGACCTCCGTCTCGCACCCCCACGACCATGCCATCGCCGTCGGCGCCGACCAGATCGATTTCATGGGGCACGTCAACAACGCCCATTATCTGAGCTGGGTGCAGGAGGCGGTGTTGTCGCACTGGCGCAAGATCGCCCCGCCCGATGCGGTCGCAGCGCATCTATGGGTCGCGCTCAAGCATGAAATCACTTACCGCCGCCCCGCCTTCCTCGACGATCAGGTCATCGCCACGGTGATCCTCGAAAAGGTCCAGGGCGCGCGCGCTTTCTACGAGACGATCATCAAGCGTGGTGAGGACGTACTCGCCGAAGTCAAATCGAGCTGGTGCTGCATTGACGCGGAAACGCTGCGTCCCGCCCGGCTCGCCAGCGATGTCATCGCGCGCTTCTTTCCTGCCGAAAAAGCATAG
- the sseA gene encoding 3-mercaptopyruvate sulfurtransferase, with product MDALVSTDWLERELGASDLRVVDATKFLADEGRDARAEYEAGHIPGAVFMDLAELTDASNAVENMAPPAEKFASRMQSLGLGDGSRIVLYDDSPLKSAARAWWLLKLFGAHDVALLDGGLAKWKAEGRALEMGKQTLRHRHFTVWRDAKAVRTKEQLLANVSSNAEQVVDARSAARFTGEERDPRPGLAPGHIPGSRSLPYGELFNADGTWKQGDELKAAFDAAGIDLDKPLVTTCGSGMTATVVAFGAHLLGKDDVAVYDGSWTEWGADPATPKATGAA from the coding sequence ATGGACGCCTTGGTCTCAACCGACTGGCTGGAACGCGAACTGGGGGCATCGGACCTGCGGGTCGTCGATGCGACGAAATTTCTTGCCGACGAAGGCCGCGATGCGCGGGCCGAATATGAGGCGGGGCATATCCCCGGCGCGGTGTTCATGGATTTGGCCGAACTGACCGACGCGTCGAACGCAGTCGAGAATATGGCGCCGCCCGCCGAAAAATTCGCCAGCCGCATGCAGTCGCTCGGCCTCGGCGACGGCAGCCGCATCGTACTCTATGACGACAGCCCGCTGAAAAGCGCGGCGCGCGCCTGGTGGTTGCTCAAGCTGTTCGGCGCGCATGACGTCGCATTGCTCGACGGCGGGCTCGCCAAGTGGAAGGCCGAAGGCCGGGCGCTCGAAATGGGTAAGCAGACGCTGCGTCACCGCCACTTCACCGTCTGGCGCGACGCCAAGGCCGTGCGCACCAAGGAACAGCTGCTTGCCAATGTGTCGAGCAACGCCGAACAGGTCGTCGATGCGCGTTCGGCGGCGCGTTTTACCGGCGAAGAGCGCGATCCGCGCCCCGGCCTCGCGCCCGGCCACATCCCCGGCTCGCGTAGCCTGCCTTATGGCGAATTGTTCAACGCCGACGGCACCTGGAAGCAGGGCGACGAGCTGAAGGCCGCCTTCGACGCCGCCGGCATCGATCTCGACAAGCCGCTCGTCACGACCTGCGGCAGCGGCATGACCGCCACCGTCGTCGCTTTTGGCGCGCACCTGCTCGGCAAGGACGATGTCGCGGTGTACGACGGCAGCTGGACCGAATGGGGCGCCGATCCGGCGACGCCCAAGGCGACTGGCGCGGCCTGA
- a CDS encoding helicase HerA-like domain-containing protein — protein MSDGAAGEIYIGLGGGGAKDGPRQSLVLKRANRHGLIAGATGTGKTVTLQGLAEGFSAVGVPVFVADVKGDLAGMAMAGSPTSKMHEIFAARAAEIGDSEWAYRENPVIFWDLFGEQGHPIRTTISEMGPLLLARLMGLNEVQEGVLAIAFRVADEQNLLLLDMGDLQAMLAWCAENADELTTKYGNVSKATVGTIQRQLLTLESQGGDHFFGEPALDIMDMIRTDENGRGYVNILAADKLMASPKLYATFLLWLLSEMFETLPEVGDPDKPKLVFFFDEAHLLFDDAPPALAEKIEQVVRLIRSKGVGVYFVTQNPIDIPEDVAGQLGNRVQHALRAFTPRDQKAVKAAADTFRPNPKVDVAREITELKVGEALVSLLMADGAPSPVERTLIKPPCSRAGPLELKERAIIKSISPVEGKYDTVVDRESAEELLAAKAEQAQAAAVEAKAQAEADKQAAIAAKEEAKRKVAEEKERLRQEKAAAREAAKPSFAEKMVQSAARSAATNLGRQVAGKFGGQLMRGILGSLFK, from the coding sequence GTGAGCGACGGCGCAGCAGGTGAAATCTATATCGGCCTCGGTGGCGGCGGCGCAAAGGACGGGCCGCGCCAGTCGCTGGTCCTGAAGCGCGCGAACCGCCACGGGCTGATCGCCGGTGCGACGGGCACCGGCAAGACGGTGACGTTGCAAGGATTGGCCGAGGGATTTTCGGCAGTCGGCGTCCCGGTGTTCGTCGCCGATGTAAAGGGCGACCTCGCCGGCATGGCGATGGCGGGCAGCCCGACGTCGAAGATGCACGAGATTTTCGCCGCGCGCGCGGCCGAGATCGGCGACAGCGAGTGGGCGTATCGCGAAAATCCGGTGATCTTCTGGGACCTATTCGGCGAACAGGGCCATCCGATCCGCACGACGATCTCGGAAATGGGACCGCTGCTGCTGGCGCGGCTGATGGGGCTCAACGAGGTACAGGAAGGCGTGCTCGCAATTGCCTTTCGTGTTGCCGACGAACAGAATCTGCTGCTGCTCGACATGGGCGACCTGCAGGCGATGCTCGCCTGGTGCGCCGAGAATGCCGACGAGCTGACGACCAAATATGGCAATGTGTCGAAAGCGACCGTCGGGACGATCCAGCGGCAATTGCTGACGCTCGAAAGCCAGGGCGGCGATCATTTCTTTGGCGAGCCCGCGCTCGACATCATGGACATGATCCGCACCGACGAGAATGGCCGCGGCTATGTGAATATCCTCGCCGCCGACAAGCTGATGGCGAGCCCCAAGCTTTACGCGACCTTCCTGCTCTGGCTGCTTTCGGAGATGTTCGAGACGCTTCCCGAGGTCGGCGATCCCGACAAGCCGAAGCTGGTCTTCTTTTTCGACGAAGCGCACCTGCTGTTCGACGACGCGCCGCCCGCGCTCGCCGAAAAGATCGAACAGGTCGTGCGCCTGATCCGTTCGAAAGGGGTCGGCGTCTATTTCGTCACCCAGAACCCGATCGACATTCCCGAGGATGTGGCGGGCCAACTCGGCAATCGCGTCCAGCACGCGCTGCGCGCCTTCACCCCGCGCGACCAGAAGGCGGTCAAGGCGGCCGCCGACACTTTCCGCCCCAACCCCAAGGTCGATGTCGCGCGCGAGATCACCGAATTGAAGGTCGGTGAGGCGCTGGTGTCGCTGCTGATGGCCGACGGCGCGCCGTCGCCGGTCGAGCGCACTTTGATCAAGCCGCCCTGCTCGCGCGCCGGCCCGCTCGAATTGAAGGAGCGCGCGATCATCAAGTCGATTTCGCCGGTCGAGGGCAAGTATGATACCGTCGTCGACCGCGAAAGCGCCGAGGAACTGCTCGCCGCCAAGGCCGAGCAGGCCCAGGCGGCGGCGGTCGAAGCGAAGGCGCAGGCCGAAGCCGACAAGCAGGCGGCGATCGCTGCAAAAGAAGAAGCGAAGCGCAAGGTCGCCGAGGAGAAGGAGCGGCTCCGGCAGGAAAAGGCGGCGGCGCGCGAGGCGGCGAAGCCGAGTTTCGCCGAAAAGATGGTGCAATCGGCAGCGCGCTCGGCGGCGACCAACCTTGGCCGGCAGGTCGCCGGCAAGTTCGGCGGCCAGTTGATGCGCGGGATATTGGGCAGCCTGTTCAAGTGA
- a CDS encoding DUF1345 domain-containing protein → MARTIGNRIAPPRFVAYAAGLVLVAAWAIMQDRSALQDFLIGFDIVTALFLLSTIPLFRTRDPHIIERHAVENDANRVALLVISVAVSAVVLGALAQLVSGTGQYSKPLVIVTLALAWLFANTVYAIHYAHLYYTPDKAHGGHAGGLSVPSSPAPDYFDFLHFALILGMTFQTADIDITSRAIRRVSTWHCLEAFIFNIGILAFSINMIAGS, encoded by the coding sequence ATGGCCCGCACGATCGGCAATCGCATCGCCCCGCCCCGCTTCGTCGCCTATGCGGCGGGACTGGTTCTCGTCGCTGCATGGGCCATCATGCAGGATCGATCGGCGCTGCAGGACTTTCTGATCGGCTTCGACATCGTCACCGCGCTCTTCCTTCTGTCGACGATCCCGCTGTTCCGCACCCGCGACCCGCATATCATCGAGCGCCATGCGGTCGAGAATGACGCGAACCGCGTCGCGCTGCTCGTCATCTCGGTCGCGGTGAGCGCGGTGGTGCTCGGTGCCCTCGCGCAGCTCGTATCGGGCACCGGACAATATTCGAAGCCGCTCGTCATCGTCACGCTGGCGCTTGCCTGGCTGTTCGCAAACACCGTTTATGCGATCCATTATGCGCATCTCTATTACACCCCCGACAAGGCGCACGGCGGCCATGCGGGAGGGCTTTCGGTGCCGAGCAGCCCCGCGCCCGACTATTTCGACTTCCTCCACTTCGCGCTGATCCTCGGCATGACCTTCCAGACCGCCGATATCGACATCACCAGCCGCGCGATCCGCCGCGTTTCGACCTGGCATTGCCTCGAGGCCTTCATCTTCAACATCGGCATATTGGCCTTCTCGATCAACATGATCGCCGGAAGCTGA
- a CDS encoding cytochrome P450 — MTKPILPGEVAAAVINPVAYGQWEPLHEQLAWARANAPLAVAENPNHDPFWLVTRHADIMAISRDPQRFANGIRPTVLTDRDGEALARAATPNNDGHLIRSLVQMDAPDHMKYRLLTQSWFMPKNLKIVEDRIREIARETVDHMLEAGGECDFARDVAAHYPLRVIMDILGVPPEDEPRMLMLTQQLFGPTDPELNRSREAITSAEQAIAMLHYVIADFEHYFGALTADRRANPREDIATVIANAMVGGEQIPDRELAGYYMIIATAGHDTTSASTAGAMMELAKTPALFERFRSAESDKAGLIEEAIRWTTPVQHFMRSAKEDVEIGGQAIGAGDWLMLNYVSGNRDEGVFTDPFAFDPDREKNQQIAFGFGAHVCLGQHLARMEMRILMEELLPRLQSLELAGEPARVESVFVGGLKRLPLRFRAA, encoded by the coding sequence ATGACAAAACCTATATTACCTGGAGAGGTAGCCGCTGCGGTCATCAACCCCGTCGCTTACGGGCAGTGGGAACCGCTTCACGAACAATTGGCGTGGGCCCGCGCCAACGCCCCGCTCGCGGTCGCGGAAAACCCCAATCACGATCCGTTCTGGCTCGTCACCCGCCACGCCGACATCATGGCGATCAGCCGCGATCCGCAGCGTTTCGCCAACGGCATCCGGCCGACGGTGCTCACCGACCGCGATGGCGAGGCGCTGGCACGGGCCGCGACGCCGAACAATGACGGGCACCTCATCCGCTCGCTCGTCCAGATGGATGCGCCCGACCATATGAAATACCGGCTGCTGACGCAGAGCTGGTTCATGCCCAAGAATCTGAAGATCGTCGAGGATCGCATCCGCGAAATCGCGCGCGAGACGGTCGATCATATGCTGGAAGCGGGCGGCGAATGCGACTTCGCGCGCGACGTCGCCGCGCATTACCCGCTGCGCGTCATCATGGACATTCTGGGCGTGCCGCCGGAGGACGAGCCGCGCATGCTGATGCTGACGCAGCAATTATTCGGTCCGACCGATCCCGAATTGAACCGCAGCCGCGAGGCGATCACCAGCGCCGAACAGGCGATCGCGATGCTTCACTATGTCATCGCCGACTTCGAGCATTATTTCGGCGCGCTCACCGCGGACCGCCGCGCCAACCCGCGCGAGGACATCGCGACCGTGATCGCCAACGCCATGGTCGGCGGCGAGCAGATTCCCGACCGCGAGCTTGCCGGCTATTATATGATCATCGCGACCGCCGGGCATGACACGACGAGCGCCTCGACCGCGGGCGCAATGATGGAACTGGCGAAGACCCCGGCGCTCTTCGAGCGCTTCCGCAGCGCGGAGAGCGACAAGGCGGGACTGATCGAGGAGGCGATCCGCTGGACGACACCGGTCCAGCATTTCATGCGCAGCGCCAAGGAAGACGTCGAGATCGGCGGCCAGGCGATCGGCGCGGGCGACTGGCTGATGCTCAACTATGTCTCGGGCAACCGCGATGAGGGAGTTTTCACCGATCCCTTCGCCTTCGATCCCGACCGCGAAAAGAACCAGCAGATTGCCTTCGGCTTTGGTGCGCATGTCTGCCTTGGCCAGCATCTGGCGCGCATGGAGATGCGGATCCTGATGGAGGAATTGTTGCCGCGGCTGCAGAGCCTCGAATTGGCGGGCGAGCCGGCGCGCGTCGAGTCGGTGTTCGTCGGCGGTCTGAAGCGCCTGCCGCTCCGTTTCCGCGCGGCCTGA
- the metC gene encoding cystathionine beta-lyase — translation MSKSDDDSLRPATKLVQGGRRPEWTGDPRLGGGVVNPPVWRASTILYDNIADLKARGHATHDKLYYGRRGTPTVWALADALTQMERGAEGTLLYPSGVAANSAGLLALLAPGDHLLMVDSAYEPTRSFCNGLLGRYGVTTTYYDPLIGAGIAELITPATKLIFLESPGSLTFEVQDIPAIVAVARERDVLTMLDNTWATPLLFPALKHGIDVTMMSLTKYVGGHSDAMMGSLTATKAVWPKLRSAAYQLGQSVSPDDCALMLRGLRTLDVRMQRHGENGLAVANWLAARPEVGRVFHPALAGDPGHAIWARDFTGTSGLFGFTLKGADTAARTRFIDALAHFGIGFSWGGYESLVVPSDPGEIRTATRWDDPDALVRLSIGLEDPADLIADLERGFAVMNA, via the coding sequence ATGAGCAAAAGCGACGACGACAGCCTCCGCCCGGCGACGAAACTCGTACAGGGCGGGCGGCGGCCCGAATGGACCGGCGACCCGCGGCTTGGCGGCGGGGTCGTCAATCCGCCGGTGTGGCGGGCGTCGACGATCCTTTACGACAATATCGCCGATCTGAAGGCGCGGGGTCATGCGACGCACGACAAGCTTTATTACGGCCGGCGCGGGACGCCGACGGTGTGGGCGCTCGCCGACGCGCTGACGCAGATGGAGCGGGGAGCCGAGGGCACCTTGCTCTATCCCTCGGGGGTCGCGGCCAATTCGGCGGGGCTGCTGGCGCTGCTCGCGCCGGGCGACCATCTGTTGATGGTTGACAGCGCCTATGAGCCGACGCGATCGTTCTGCAATGGCTTGCTGGGGCGCTATGGCGTGACGACGACCTATTATGATCCGCTGATCGGCGCGGGCATCGCCGAACTGATCACCCCCGCAACCAAGCTGATCTTCCTCGAATCGCCGGGCAGCCTGACCTTCGAAGTGCAGGATATTCCCGCGATCGTCGCCGTGGCGCGCGAACGCGACGTGCTGACGATGCTCGACAACACCTGGGCGACGCCGCTGCTCTTCCCCGCGCTGAAGCACGGCATCGACGTGACGATGATGAGTCTCACCAAATATGTCGGTGGCCACAGCGACGCGATGATGGGATCGCTCACCGCGACGAAGGCGGTGTGGCCGAAATTGCGGAGCGCGGCATACCAACTCGGCCAGTCGGTCTCGCCCGACGATTGCGCGCTGATGCTGCGCGGGCTGCGTACGCTCGACGTGCGGATGCAGCGGCACGGGGAAAACGGGCTGGCGGTGGCGAACTGGCTCGCGGCGCGGCCCGAGGTGGGGCGCGTGTTCCATCCGGCGCTGGCGGGCGACCCCGGCCATGCGATCTGGGCGCGCGATTTCACCGGCACCAGCGGGTTGTTCGGCTTCACGCTCAAGGGTGCCGACACGGCGGCGCGAACGCGCTTCATCGACGCGCTGGCGCATTTCGGCATCGGCTTCAGCTGGGGCGGTTACGAAAGCCTCGTCGTCCCCAGCGATCCCGGGGAGATTCGCACCGCGACGCGCTGGGACGATCCCGACGCGCTCGTCCGCCTGTCGATCGGGCTCGAGGATCCCGCCGACCTGATCGCCGATCTTGAACGCGGCTTTGCGGTGATGAACGCATGA
- the ppa gene encoding inorganic diphosphatase: MRIDLIPAGDSPPDSLNVLIEVPIGGEPVKYEFDKASGALFVDRFLHTPMRYPANYGFIPHTLGDDGDPLDALVVARSPIVAGAVVKCRPIGVLLMEDDAGGDEKLLCVPVNKTFPYYDKVATYKDMPEIVLQQIEHFFTHYKDLEPGKWAKLNGWGDVDEAKRIIVECIERAKQAGF; the protein is encoded by the coding sequence ATGCGCATCGACCTGATCCCCGCCGGCGACAGCCCCCCCGACAGCCTCAACGTGCTGATCGAAGTGCCGATCGGCGGCGAACCGGTGAAATATGAGTTCGACAAGGCGTCGGGCGCGCTGTTCGTCGACCGGTTCCTGCACACGCCGATGCGCTATCCCGCCAATTACGGCTTCATTCCGCACACGCTGGGCGACGATGGCGACCCGCTCGACGCCCTCGTCGTCGCGCGCTCGCCGATCGTCGCGGGCGCGGTGGTCAAATGCCGTCCGATCGGCGTGCTGCTCATGGAAGACGATGCCGGCGGCGACGAGAAATTGCTCTGCGTTCCCGTCAACAAGACTTTTCCCTATTACGACAAGGTCGCGACCTACAAGGACATGCCCGAAATCGTGCTCCAGCAGATCGAGCATTTCTTCACCCACTACAAGGATCTCGAACCCGGCAAATGGGCAAAGCTCAACGGCTGGGGCGACGTCGACGAAGCGAAGCGCATCATCGTCGAATGCATCGAGCGGGCGAAGCAGGCGGGATTTTAA
- a CDS encoding M61 family metallopeptidase: protein MRKAPLVAAALIAFIAPAQAQDGNSRPQPVVQPLTIPLPADKPYPGTMTLRVDATDVARGIFHVRQTIPVAKTGKLTLLYPEWLPGKHAPRGAIAELAGFKPSAGGKPLVWTRQPTDVYAFDIEVPAGVKSIDVAFDFLSPTRTSEGRVVVTPTMMNLQWEQVSLYPAGYFTRQIPVQLDVTLPEGWTGAAALDGLKISGNRYSFAPTNYEVLVDSPMFAGKYFRKWDLGNRVTLNVVADEAKYLEASPDHIARHAALVSEAVALFGVRHFDRYEFLLALSEELGGIGLEHHRSSENSRNPDYFTRWNDNDSERGLLPHELTHSWNGKYRRPDKMWTPDFRTPMHDNLLWVYEGQTSFWDLVLAGRSGMQSKEMILAEWATNAGFYSAQAGRAWRSVDDTTLDPIIAARKPKPWPSWSRTEDYYNEGSLTWLEADMLIRTSTNNAKSLDDFARAFFGGREGDWGQDTYNFDDVVAALNAVHPYDWAKFLRDRLQTPDQPAPVGGIERAGYRLVWRDAPNIYDRDRMAQAKNTDLTHSLGMVVDKDGIASGILWDGPAFRADIVNGTKIVAVDGMAYSRERIEAAVRTATDGKTPVRLLVERGGRYRNIDLDYHSGLRWPHLEKAGSGADWFDRLLAPRRAL, encoded by the coding sequence ATGAGAAAAGCACCGCTCGTCGCAGCCGCCCTGATCGCCTTCATTGCCCCCGCGCAGGCGCAGGATGGCAACAGCCGCCCGCAGCCGGTCGTCCAGCCGCTGACCATCCCGCTGCCCGCCGACAAGCCCTATCCGGGCACGATGACGCTCAGGGTCGACGCGACCGACGTCGCGCGCGGCATCTTCCACGTTCGCCAGACGATTCCGGTCGCCAAGACGGGCAAGCTGACCCTGCTCTATCCCGAATGGCTGCCCGGCAAACACGCGCCGCGCGGCGCGATCGCCGAGCTCGCGGGTTTCAAGCCCAGCGCCGGCGGCAAGCCGCTCGTCTGGACGCGCCAGCCGACCGACGTCTACGCTTTCGATATCGAGGTGCCGGCCGGGGTGAAGAGCATCGATGTCGCCTTCGATTTCCTGTCGCCGACGCGGACGAGCGAAGGCCGCGTCGTCGTCACGCCGACGATGATGAACCTGCAATGGGAGCAGGTCAGCCTCTATCCCGCCGGCTATTTCACCCGCCAGATTCCGGTGCAGCTCGACGTGACGCTGCCCGAGGGATGGACCGGCGCCGCCGCGCTCGACGGTCTCAAAATCTCGGGCAACCGCTACAGCTTTGCCCCGACGAATTACGAGGTGCTCGTCGACAGCCCGATGTTCGCAGGGAAATATTTCCGCAAATGGGATCTCGGCAACCGGGTGACGCTCAACGTCGTCGCCGACGAAGCCAAATATCTCGAAGCCAGCCCCGACCATATCGCGCGCCACGCGGCGCTGGTGTCGGAGGCGGTTGCGCTGTTCGGCGTGCGCCATTTCGACCGCTACGAATTTCTCCTCGCGCTCAGCGAAGAGCTGGGCGGCATCGGGCTCGAACATCACCGGTCGAGCGAGAACAGCCGCAACCCCGACTATTTCACCCGATGGAACGACAACGACAGCGAACGCGGGCTGCTGCCGCACGAACTGACGCATAGCTGGAACGGCAAGTATCGCCGCCCCGACAAGATGTGGACCCCCGATTTCCGTACCCCGATGCACGACAATCTGCTGTGGGTTTACGAAGGCCAGACGAGCTTCTGGGACCTTGTCCTTGCCGGTCGCTCGGGGATGCAGTCGAAGGAGATGATCCTCGCCGAATGGGCGACCAACGCCGGTTTCTACAGCGCGCAGGCCGGGCGCGCGTGGCGCTCGGTCGACGACACGACGCTCGACCCGATCATCGCGGCGCGCAAGCCCAAGCCCTGGCCGAGCTGGTCGCGCACCGAGGATTATTACAACGAAGGGTCGCTGACCTGGCTCGAGGCCGACATGCTGATCCGGACCTCGACGAACAATGCGAAAAGCCTCGACGATTTCGCGCGCGCCTTTTTCGGCGGGCGCGAGGGCGACTGGGGGCAGGACACCTATAATTTCGACGATGTCGTCGCGGCGCTCAATGCGGTTCACCCCTATGACTGGGCGAAATTCCTGCGCGACCGGCTGCAGACGCCGGACCAGCCCGCGCCGGTCGGCGGCATCGAACGCGCCGGATATCGCCTCGTCTGGCGCGACGCGCCCAACATCTACGACCGCGACCGGATGGCGCAGGCGAAGAACACCGACCTGACCCACAGCCTCGGCATGGTCGTCGACAAGGACGGCATCGCGAGCGGTATATTGTGGGACGGCCCCGCCTTCCGCGCCGACATCGTGAACGGCACGAAGATCGTGGCCGTCGACGGCATGGCGTACAGCCGCGAGCGAATCGAGGCCGCGGTGCGCACCGCGACCGACGGCAAGACCCCCGTCCGCCTGCTCGTCGAGCGCGGCGGGCGCTATCGCAACATCGATCTCGACTATCATAGCGGGCTGCGCTGGCCGCACCTCGAAAAGGCGGGCAGCGGAGCGGACTGGTTCGACCGGTTGCTGGCGCCGCGCCGGGCGCTTTAA
- a CDS encoding mechanosensitive ion channel family protein — protein MSAMERLREGATRTVEAMQAIGIDVGSYRLSLYGLFSTVIVAVLLYVAVRVALRSIKWLLRRNTQIDATQRLLTEKLIAIALFVFALLFGIDLLGIDLTALTVFSGAAGLAIGFGLQKTVGNLIAGIILLMDRSIKPGDIIVVGDGSSMGGSALPGGMPNVGRVARIGVRAVNVITRDGKKHLIPNELLMTQPVENWSYASPEVRVRMRIPVPYDADLRLAQRLIVETAQQNPRILNEPEPAVWITAFGERAVDHELRYWISDPEAGLGNIQGEVFLGIWDRFKEAGIRIPYPRTDVRLVGAPDEGPAPTV, from the coding sequence ATGAGCGCCATGGAGCGTCTGCGCGAAGGCGCCACGCGTACGGTCGAGGCGATGCAGGCGATCGGCATCGACGTCGGCTCGTATCGCCTGTCGCTCTATGGGCTCTTCTCGACCGTCATCGTCGCGGTATTGCTCTATGTCGCGGTGCGCGTCGCGCTGCGCTCGATCAAATGGCTCCTGCGCCGTAACACCCAGATCGACGCGACGCAGCGGCTGCTCACCGAAAAGCTGATCGCGATCGCCTTGTTCGTCTTTGCATTGCTGTTCGGCATCGACCTGCTCGGCATCGACCTTACCGCGCTGACCGTTTTCTCGGGCGCGGCGGGCCTTGCCATTGGTTTCGGGCTTCAGAAGACGGTCGGCAATCTGATCGCGGGGATCATCCTGCTGATGGATCGCTCGATCAAACCCGGCGATATCATCGTTGTCGGCGACGGCAGTTCGATGGGCGGTTCGGCGCTGCCGGGCGGAATGCCAAATGTCGGGCGCGTCGCCAGGATCGGCGTGCGCGCGGTCAACGTGATCACCCGCGATGGCAAGAAGCACCTGATCCCGAACGAACTCTTGATGACGCAGCCGGTCGAGAACTGGAGCTATGCCAGCCCCGAGGTGCGGGTACGGATGCGCATTCCGGTGCCCTATGACGCCGACCTCCGGCTCGCGCAGCGGCTGATCGTCGAGACGGCGCAGCAGAATCCGCGCATCCTGAACGAGCCCGAACCCGCGGTGTGGATCACCGCCTTCGGCGAACGCGCGGTCGACCACGAACTGCGTTACTGGATTTCGGACCCCGAGGCGGGGCTCGGCAATATCCAGGGCGAGGTGTTTCTGGGAATATGGGACCGCTTCAAGGAAGCCGGAATCCGCATTCCCTATCCGCGCACCGATGTGCGGTTGGTCGGGGCGCCGGATGAAGGCCCGGCGCCGACTGTCTAA
- the queF gene encoding preQ(1) synthase, translated as MSDSSHPPLAPKHLGRSSDLPASPEAATLDYVPNPRADELYLVRFAAPEFTSLCPVTGQPDFAHIVIDYAPGETIVESKSLKLFLGSFRNHAGFHEDCTVGIGRRLVDEMRPKWLRIGGYWYPRGGIPIDVFWQSGPPPAGLWLPDQGVAPYRGRG; from the coding sequence ATGAGTGATTCCAGCCATCCCCCGCTCGCCCCGAAGCATTTGGGCCGATCCAGCGACCTTCCCGCCTCGCCCGAAGCCGCGACCCTCGATTATGTGCCCAATCCGCGGGCGGACGAGCTGTATCTGGTCCGCTTCGCCGCCCCCGAATTCACCTCGCTCTGCCCGGTGACCGGCCAGCCCGATTTCGCCCACATCGTCATCGACTACGCGCCCGGCGAGACGATCGTCGAATCGAAGAGCCTGAAACTGTTTCTCGGCAGCTTTCGCAACCATGCGGGGTTTCACGAGGATTGCACCGTCGGCATCGGCCGCCGCCTTGTCGACGAGATGCGCCCCAAATGGCTGCGCATCGGCGGTTACTGGTACCCGCGCGGCGGCATCCCCATCGATGTTTTCTGGCAGTCCGGCCCCCCTCCCGCAGGACTGTGGCTGCCCGATCAGGGCGTCGCACCGTACCGCGGACGCGGCTGA